From the Sphingomonas phyllosphaerae 5.2 genome, one window contains:
- a CDS encoding M23 family metallopeptidase, which yields MPAASVAAAPRPLLPAPPQLVAATRFGLRGALRQGGLALGNVPAGTTALTLDGAPVVVAPDGRFVIAFDRDAGPQAVLIAGLSDGSTMTATLSIAAGDWRIERLPTLRKVPVPDAEFAAKRSGELARIVAARTVGSAAEGWRQRFVWPATGRISGLFGAQRIYAGEPGSYHGGVDVAKPEGAPVVAPADGVVVLAADPPFTLEGRLLILDHGHGLTSAFLHLSRIDVRVGQRVRQGEAIGLVGRTGRATGPHLHWAMTWNGARIDPMLVAGTMPRA from the coding sequence ATGCCCGCCGCGTCGGTGGCCGCCGCGCCGCGACCATTGCTGCCGGCGCCACCGCAGCTGGTAGCAGCGACCCGCTTCGGATTGCGCGGGGCGTTGCGGCAGGGCGGGCTGGCGCTGGGGAACGTGCCGGCGGGGACGACTGCGCTGACGCTCGACGGTGCGCCGGTGGTGGTCGCGCCGGACGGGCGGTTCGTGATCGCCTTCGACCGCGACGCCGGCCCGCAGGCGGTGCTGATCGCCGGATTGTCCGACGGGAGCACGATGACCGCGACGTTGTCGATCGCGGCGGGCGACTGGCGGATCGAGCGGCTGCCGACGCTGCGCAAGGTGCCGGTGCCGGACGCGGAATTTGCGGCGAAACGATCGGGCGAGCTGGCGCGGATCGTCGCGGCGCGCACCGTGGGCAGCGCGGCGGAGGGGTGGCGGCAGCGCTTCGTATGGCCGGCGACGGGGCGAATCTCCGGGCTGTTCGGGGCGCAACGCATCTACGCGGGTGAGCCGGGCAGCTATCACGGCGGCGTCGACGTGGCGAAGCCGGAGGGCGCGCCGGTCGTCGCGCCGGCGGATGGCGTGGTGGTGCTGGCCGCCGATCCGCCGTTCACGCTGGAGGGGCGATTGCTGATCCTCGATCATGGTCACGGGCTGACCAGCGCATTCCTGCACCTGTCGCGCATCGACGTGCGCGTCGGGCAGCGGGTGCGGCAGGGCGAGGCGATCGGCCTTGTCGGGCGGACGGGCCGCGCGACCGGGCCGCATCTGCACTGGGCGATGACGTGGAACGGCGCGCGGATCGATCCGATGCTGGTGGCGGGGACGATGCCGCGCGCTTGA
- a CDS encoding DUF2093 domain-containing protein produces MLMSHTDRPAKLHYMANGFRILAPGDHVVCAVSGARIPLEDLRYWDVATQRPFASGAIAMEELAPR; encoded by the coding sequence ATGCTGATGTCCCATACCGATCGTCCCGCCAAGCTGCATTACATGGCCAACGGCTTCCGCATCCTGGCGCCGGGCGACCATGTGGTGTGCGCGGTGAGCGGCGCGCGGATCCCGCTGGAGGACCTTCGATATTGGGACGTCGCGACGCAGCGGCCGTTCGCAAGCGGCGCGATCGCGATGGAGGAGCTGGCGCCGCGGTGA